The Pseudarthrobacter sp. BIM B-2242 region CGCCGTCGGCCCGTTTCACCGCTCCCGGCGGCGAAGCGGAAATGTTCGGCCTGTACTTTGCCGACGCCGGCCAGCACCTTGAGCAGCGTCTGTTCGTTGACCACGCGGTGGCCAACTGCACCTCCAACGTGCTGTACAAGGGCGCGCTGCAGGGGCGGAACGCGCACGCCGTGTGGGTTGGCGATGTCCTGATCCGCAAGGAAGCCGAAGGCACCGACAGCTACGAGGCCAACCGCAACCTGCTCCTCACCGACGGCGCCCGCGCCGACTCCGTCCCCAACCTGGAGATCGAGACCGGCCTGATCAAGGGTGCCGGCCACGCCAGCGCCACTGGCCGCCTCGACGATGAGCACCTGTTCTACCTGATGGCCCGCGGCATCCCGGAGGATGTTGCCCGCCGCCTGGTGGTCCGTGGCTTCCTGAACGAGATCATCCAGCAGATCAAGGTTCCGGCGCTCGAAGAGCGGCTGACCGAGGCTGTTGAGCGCGAACTCGCGCTGACGGACAACTAAGACTGCGCGGTAATACACAGATGACTGACCAGCCAAAGGGCGAGCTTGTCTGCAAGACGGATGAAATCCAGCTCAAGCAGGCGCTCCGGATCCTGATCGATGACTACCCGGTAGCCATCGTGAAAGATTCCATGGGCGAGATCCACGCCATCGGGGACACCTGCTCGCACGCGGACATCTCCCTGTCCGAAGGTGAAGTGGAGGGGTGCATGATCGAGTGCTGGGGCCACGGTTCCCAGTTCGACCTGCGCAGCGGCGAGCCGCTCCAGCTGCCCGCCTACGATCCCGTGCCGGTGTTCGCCGTCGAGATCCAC contains the following coding sequences:
- a CDS encoding non-heme iron oxygenase ferredoxin subunit codes for the protein MTDQPKGELVCKTDEIQLKQALRILIDDYPVAIVKDSMGEIHAIGDTCSHADISLSEGEVEGCMIECWGHGSQFDLRSGEPLQLPAYDPVPVFAVEIHGDEVYVDFTNVLNGAEAPNFS